One region of Drosophila teissieri strain GT53w chromosome 2L, Prin_Dtei_1.1, whole genome shotgun sequence genomic DNA includes:
- the LOC122623362 gene encoding uncharacterized protein LOC122623362 isoform X2, with translation MSVQWEVLLMSLFLFSTAQAGAYCGPNKIYACVPTQFCGDDRGLLRSPAAHFNRQCFSFESCCDVNRIIFGMRYSGGEYEPGPYVQSSEPISNAGGTNVGTNTQPTGNAGGNSAPSKKRGGVSSTTNIQNLNNVGGNQVGVGNSGQTIPR, from the exons ATGTCAGTGCAATGGGAAGTTCTCCTAATGAGCTTATTTCTGTTCAGTACCGCCCAAGCCGGAGCATATTGTGGACCAAACAAGATATATGCGTGTGTGCCTACTCAATTTTGTGGCGATGATCGCGGCCTGCTAAGAAGTCCCGCTGCTCATTTTAACAGGCAGTGCTTCTCGTTTGAGTCTTGCTGCGACGTTAATAGG ATCATTTTTGGAATGCGATACAGTGGAGGAGAATATGAGCCAGGTCCATACGTACAATCCAGCGAGCCAATCAGCAATGCAGGCGGAACAAATGTTGGCACAAACACTCAGCCAACTGGTAATGCGGGTGGCAATAGCGCGCCCTCGAAAAAAAGAGGTGGAGTGTCATCTACAACAAACATTCAAAATTTGAATAATGTAGGAG GAAACCAAGTGGGTGTGGGAAATTCAGGCCAAACAATACCGAGATAG
- the LOC122623362 gene encoding uncharacterized protein DDB_G0292186 isoform X1, translating into MSVQWEVLLMSLFLFSTAQAGAYCGPNKIYACVPTQFCGDDRGLLRSPAAHFNRQCFSFESCCDVNRIIFGMRYSGGEYEPGPYVQSSEPISNAGGTNVGTNTQPTGNAGGNSAPSKKRGGVSSTTNIQNLNNVGGKTFTTNSQTPSYTMYSQPLNNASGKTYTASTKSPNDSDTKSFTHNKNYHAHNHFNNNSGKTNLENTSTNNTKNTKNSSDLQQSHSYQNHAHNYLNNNSAKTKLANRYTENTKNTNIPSDLQQHQNYQNHAHNHLNNNSAKTKLGNPSTGNTKNTNNPTYLQQHHHY; encoded by the exons ATGTCAGTGCAATGGGAAGTTCTCCTAATGAGCTTATTTCTGTTCAGTACCGCCCAAGCCGGAGCATATTGTGGACCAAACAAGATATATGCGTGTGTGCCTACTCAATTTTGTGGCGATGATCGCGGCCTGCTAAGAAGTCCCGCTGCTCATTTTAACAGGCAGTGCTTCTCGTTTGAGTCTTGCTGCGACGTTAATAGG ATCATTTTTGGAATGCGATACAGTGGAGGAGAATATGAGCCAGGTCCATACGTACAATCCAGCGAGCCAATCAGCAATGCAGGCGGAACAAATGTTGGCACAAACACTCAGCCAACTGGTAATGCGGGTGGCAATAGCGCGCCCTCGAAAAAAAGAGGTGGAGTGTCATCTACAACAAACATTCAAAATTTGAATAATGTAGGAGGTAAAACTTTTACAACAAATAGTCAAACGCCTAGTTATACGATGTATAGTCAGCCATTGAATAATGCGAGTGGAAAAACATATACTGCAAGCACTAAGTCACCCAACGATTCAGATACAAAATCTTTTACACACAATAAAAATTACCATGCTCATAATCATTTTAACAATAATTCGGGAAAAACTAATTTAGAAAACACATCCACgaataatactaaaaatacaaaaaattcaaGTGATCTTCAACAGTCCCATTCTTATCAAAATCATGCTCATAATTATCTCAACAATAATTCAGCAAAAACTAAGTTAGCAAACCGATATACGGAGAAtactaaaaatacaaatatccCAAGTGATCTTCAACAGCACCAAAATTATCAAAATCATGCTCATAATCACCTTAACAATAATTCGGCAAAAACTAAGTTAGGAAATCCATCCACGGGTAAtactaaaaatacaaataatccCACTTATCTTCAACAGCATCACCATTATTAA